The Dehalococcoidia bacterium genome window below encodes:
- a CDS encoding metalloregulator ArsR/SmtB family transcription factor — MDPLDTTFAALADPTRRAILAQLAGGEASVTALAAPFAMSLPAVSKHLKVLERAGLITRGRAAQWRPCRLEAAPLKDVADWVEQYRRYWEASFDRLHDYLRSVQSDQTREQPDDRTHEQH; from the coding sequence GTGGACCCCCTCGATACCACCTTCGCGGCGCTCGCCGATCCGACGCGGCGCGCGATCCTGGCACAGCTCGCCGGCGGCGAGGCGTCGGTGACCGCGCTGGCCGCGCCCTTCGCCATGAGCCTGCCCGCCGTCTCCAAGCACCTGAAGGTGCTGGAGCGCGCCGGCCTGATCACGCGCGGGCGCGCGGCGCAGTGGCGGCCCTGCCGGCTGGAGGCAGCGCCGCTCAAGGACGTGGCCGACTGGGTGGAGCAGTACCGCCGTTACTGGGAAGCGAGCTTCGACCGTTTGCACGACTATCTGCGCAGCGTGCAGAGCGACCAGACCAGGGAGCAACCCGATGACCGAACGCACGAGCAGCACTGA
- a CDS encoding PRC-barrel domain-containing protein: MGTKSDLRIGSEVYGADGKLGEVHRVIVDAQSGHVTDLVVKHGFLFGNERIVPLSCVTKVEEGAVYLDADKQAFERFNGFTDDRYRAPDPDYVGPPGFNNTEFLLDAITAIGVASYGQVEPPLGYPGGEQISPDDLQRAAIRAGSDVLDADGEKIGEVGELSLDQDGGAPHHLTLKRGLLFKNEVDLPVAWVQEIGDKGVLLNVTKAELEQRLARQA, translated from the coding sequence ATGGGTACGAAGAGCGATCTGCGGATCGGCAGCGAGGTGTACGGCGCCGACGGCAAGCTGGGCGAGGTGCACCGCGTGATCGTGGATGCGCAAAGCGGGCACGTCACGGATCTGGTCGTGAAGCACGGCTTCCTCTTCGGCAATGAGCGCATCGTGCCGCTGAGCTGTGTGACGAAGGTCGAGGAAGGCGCCGTCTATCTCGACGCGGACAAGCAGGCGTTTGAGCGCTTCAACGGCTTCACCGACGACCGCTACCGCGCCCCCGATCCGGATTACGTCGGCCCGCCCGGCTTCAACAACACCGAGTTTCTGCTGGATGCGATCACGGCGATCGGCGTGGCGTCTTACGGCCAGGTCGAACCGCCGTTGGGCTACCCCGGCGGCGAGCAGATCTCGCCGGACGACCTGCAGCGCGCGGCGATCCGCGCGGGCAGCGATGTGCTGGACGCCGACGGCGAGAAGATCGGCGAGGTCGGTGAGCTGAGCCTCGACCAGGACGGCGGCGCGCCGCATCACCTCACGCTGAAGCGCGGCCTGTTGTTCAAGAACGAGGTGGATCTGCCGGTCGCCTGGGTGCAGGAGATCGGGGACAAGGGCGTGCTGCTGAACGTGACGAAGGCGGAGCTTGAACAGCGGCTGGCGCGCCAGGCGTAG
- a CDS encoding ATP-binding protein yields the protein MARCGTIKHVIAALRRPLDSERRASLAILVTARWFLLLAALVAQDYHPGSGPIAQTGINLLIAGSIALNAWLHLALKRGRPVGLGLAVLVSVYDAAAITAAIVLADGFTSSAYILYYPALLAFALVFPGRWGVLYGATTAAAYFVVSCLARGTFHPGSVTDQKTMELRLATMAASVLIANLIVRLERERRERAVAAETERREQVLALEKRALELERVAQEERARLSREVHDGISQNVYMLSLGLETAALIERETHDAALAERLEALVRLAKGTLLETRNLLFDLAGVMAGEQSLTALVQNQAREFTAITGIPAQVTVEGEERTLPPATVGEVYRVLQEGLANVFKHARAGAVTLRLRYGARALDLQIADSGAGFDAGEPAARGYGLKNMQARAARVGGGILLASRPGAGTTLTVTVPYGSNIPPIPQERSDAADPRAAG from the coding sequence ATGGCGCGCTGCGGTACTATCAAACACGTGATCGCCGCGCTGCGCCGCCCCCTGGACAGCGAACGCCGCGCCAGCCTCGCCATCCTGGTGACGGCGCGCTGGTTCCTCCTGCTCGCCGCGCTGGTCGCGCAGGACTACCACCCCGGCAGCGGCCCGATCGCGCAGACGGGGATCAACCTGCTGATCGCGGGCTCGATCGCGCTCAACGCCTGGCTGCACCTGGCGCTGAAGCGCGGCCGGCCGGTGGGCCTCGGCCTCGCCGTGCTGGTCAGCGTCTACGACGCGGCCGCGATCACGGCGGCGATCGTTCTGGCCGACGGCTTCACCAGCTCGGCCTACATCCTGTACTACCCGGCGCTGCTCGCCTTCGCCCTGGTCTTTCCCGGCCGCTGGGGCGTGCTCTACGGCGCAACCACGGCGGCGGCCTACTTCGTCGTCTCCTGCCTGGCGCGCGGCACCTTCCACCCGGGCAGCGTGACCGACCAGAAGACGATGGAGCTGCGCCTGGCGACAATGGCCGCCTCGGTGCTGATCGCCAACCTGATCGTGCGCCTCGAACGCGAGCGGCGCGAGCGCGCCGTGGCCGCCGAGACCGAGCGCCGCGAGCAAGTGCTGGCGCTGGAGAAGCGGGCGCTGGAGCTGGAGCGCGTCGCGCAGGAGGAACGCGCCCGGCTCTCGCGCGAGGTGCACGACGGCATCTCGCAGAACGTCTACATGCTCTCGCTGGGGCTGGAGACGGCGGCGCTGATCGAGCGCGAGACGCACGATGCCGCGCTGGCTGAGCGGCTAGAGGCGCTGGTGCGCCTCGCCAAAGGCACGCTGCTGGAAACGCGCAACCTGCTCTTCGACCTGGCCGGCGTGATGGCCGGCGAGCAGAGCCTGACCGCGTTGGTGCAGAACCAGGCGCGTGAATTCACCGCCATCACCGGCATTCCGGCGCAGGTCACGGTCGAGGGCGAGGAGCGTACCCTCCCGCCGGCCACGGTCGGCGAGGTCTACCGCGTGCTGCAGGAGGGGCTGGCGAACGTGTTCAAGCACGCGCGGGCCGGCGCCGTCACGTTGCGCCTCCGCTACGGCGCCAGGGCGCTCGACCTGCAGATCGCCGACAGCGGCGCCGGCTTCGACGCCGGGGAGCCGGCAGCGCGCGGCTACGGCTTGAAGAACATGCAGGCGCGGGCGGCGCGCGTGGGCGGCGGTATCCTGCTCGCCTCGCGCCCCGGCGCCGGCACCACGCTCACCGTCACCGTACCGTACGGATCGAACATACCACCGATCCCCCAGGAGCGTAGCGATGCCGCCGATCCGCGTGCTGCTGGTTGA
- a CDS encoding response regulator transcription factor, protein MPPIRVLLVDDHEVVRIGLRAMLELEPDIRVAGEAADGQTAVALAPSLQPDVVLMDIRMGAMDGIAACRELKERLPSAAVLMLTSFGTEESVLAALMAGASGFLLKNTGRAEVLRAVRAVAAGQSLLDPAVTRKVTERLVQLARQEENAELAQLSPREREVLALVAQGRTNREIAEQLVLSEVTARNHVSHILEKLGMNRRSEAAAFAARLGLGAPPA, encoded by the coding sequence ATGCCGCCGATCCGCGTGCTGCTGGTTGACGACCACGAGGTCGTGCGCATCGGCCTGCGGGCGATGCTGGAGCTGGAGCCGGACATCCGCGTCGCCGGCGAGGCAGCCGACGGGCAGACGGCAGTCGCGCTGGCGCCCTCGCTGCAGCCCGACGTGGTGCTGATGGACATCCGGATGGGCGCGATGGACGGCATCGCAGCCTGCCGCGAGCTGAAGGAGCGGCTGCCGAGCGCGGCGGTGCTGATGCTGACCTCGTTCGGCACGGAGGAGTCGGTGCTGGCGGCGCTGATGGCCGGCGCCTCCGGCTTCTTGTTGAAGAACACCGGCCGCGCCGAGGTGCTGCGCGCCGTGCGCGCCGTGGCGGCGGGGCAGTCGCTGCTTGACCCGGCCGTCACGCGCAAGGTCACGGAGCGGCTGGTGCAGCTCGCCAGGCAGGAGGAGAACGCCGAGCTGGCGCAGCTTTCGCCGCGCGAGCGCGAGGTGCTGGCGCTCGTGGCGCAGGGCCGCACCAACCGCGAGATCGCGGAGCAGCTCGTGCTCTCCGAAGTCACGGCGCGCAACCACGTCAGCCACATCCTCGAAAAGCTGGGCATGAACCGGCGCAGCGAGGCCGCGGCCTTCGCGGCGCGCCTCGGCCTCGGCGCGCCGCCCGCCTGA
- a CDS encoding GNAT family N-acetyltransferase — translation MGWHVTPDAGTDAARALLNRDRAWNGYALADLEQPFRQYSRFALAAREGETPSAGCLALQHPAITVIVPQGEGEGVAAIFATIAGDLPRGAELSVRAGHRQIVERYYAPRPGLHEMLRMHTDAAAFHPPVASPPRPRALGRADAAALFDLYAGYDENVFREELLDGGCFFGVEADGRLLAAGGTHVVCPGEGAGAVGNIFTRPEARGRGLARAVTAAVTAALLAKGCRDVVLNVRADNAPAIHVYAALGYREHCRFWEGWAERRPLG, via the coding sequence ATGGGCTGGCACGTGACGCCCGATGCCGGTACAGACGCCGCGCGGGCGCTGCTCAACCGCGACCGCGCCTGGAACGGCTACGCGCTCGCCGACCTGGAGCAGCCCTTCCGGCAGTACAGCCGCTTCGCCCTGGCCGCGCGTGAGGGCGAGACGCCTTCCGCCGGCTGCCTGGCGCTGCAACACCCGGCGATCACGGTGATCGTCCCGCAAGGCGAAGGCGAGGGCGTGGCCGCCATCTTTGCCACGATCGCCGGCGATCTGCCGCGCGGCGCCGAGCTGTCCGTTCGAGCCGGGCATCGGCAGATCGTCGAGCGCTATTACGCGCCGCGACCCGGCCTGCACGAGATGCTGCGCATGCACACGGACGCCGCCGCCTTCCACCCGCCGGTTGCCAGCCCGCCACGGCCGCGTGCGCTCGGCCGGGCCGATGCGGCGGCGCTGTTCGACCTCTACGCCGGCTACGACGAAAACGTCTTCCGCGAAGAGCTGCTGGACGGCGGTTGCTTCTTCGGCGTGGAAGCGGATGGGCGGCTGCTGGCGGCCGGCGGCACGCACGTCGTCTGTCCAGGAGAGGGCGCGGGCGCCGTGGGCAACATCTTCACCCGGCCGGAGGCGCGCGGCCGCGGCCTCGCCCGCGCCGTGACGGCCGCGGTGACGGCGGCGCTGCTGGCGAAGGGGTGTCGCGACGTGGTGCTGAACGTGCGCGCCGACAACGCACCCGCCATCCATGTCTACGCCGCGCTCGGCTACCGCGAGCACTGCCGCTTCTGGGAAGGCTGGGCGGAGCGGCGGCCGCTGGGCTGA
- a CDS encoding helix-turn-helix domain-containing protein, whose protein sequence is MSEFQPVLFQIINTPEQLKALADPLRNRVLSILCEREATNQQVATALGEPHAKVLHHVRYLLDAGLIVLVDQRIKGGNVEKYYRGVARWFGVRAGPDLLPAVTAGEFEALSQEVIASVARFTEAGERPNWEGRHARLPRERVDEFHRRLLALIAEYWGGPRAADPDNDAVPPQEDPDAPMWAFASVIYRDPTDPALHEEPGPPDLASAGVDAAPSPRRERIVRGERRSGGRSGSARELEQMAAAPGDERLAAHPGSGAKRSLRGGSGKPRRRQRRPGAARPE, encoded by the coding sequence GTGTCCGAGTTTCAGCCGGTCCTCTTCCAGATCATCAACACGCCCGAGCAGCTCAAGGCGCTCGCCGACCCGCTGCGCAACCGCGTGCTCAGCATTCTCTGCGAGCGCGAGGCGACCAACCAGCAGGTGGCGACGGCGCTGGGCGAGCCGCACGCCAAGGTGCTGCACCACGTGCGCTATTTGCTGGACGCCGGGCTGATCGTGCTGGTGGACCAGCGCATCAAGGGCGGCAACGTCGAGAAGTATTACCGCGGCGTCGCGCGCTGGTTCGGCGTACGCGCCGGGCCGGACCTGCTGCCCGCCGTCACCGCCGGCGAGTTCGAGGCGCTGAGCCAGGAGGTGATCGCCAGCGTGGCGCGTTTCACCGAGGCGGGCGAGCGGCCGAACTGGGAGGGGCGGCACGCGCGCCTGCCGCGCGAGCGGGTCGACGAGTTCCACCGGCGGCTGCTGGCGCTGATCGCGGAGTACTGGGGCGGTCCGCGCGCCGCCGACCCGGACAACGACGCCGTGCCGCCCCAGGAAGACCCCGACGCGCCAATGTGGGCCTTCGCCAGCGTGATCTACCGTGACCCAACGGACCCGGCGCTGCACGAGGAGCCGGGTCCGCCGGACCTGGCTTCGGCCGGCGTCGACGCGGCGCCTTCGCCGCGGAGGGAGCGCATAGTCAGGGGCGAACGACGGTCCGGCGGGCGATCCGGCTCCGCCAGGGAGCTGGAACAGATGGCGGCCGCGCCGGGAGATGAACGCTTGGCCGCTCACCCCGGTTCGGGCGCAAAGCGCTCCCTGCGCGGTGGCAGCGGGAAGCCGCGCCGCCGGCAACGTCGCCCCGGTGCGGCGAGGCCGGAGTGA
- a CDS encoding D-alanine--D-alanine ligase family protein, whose product MARRVALFFGSRSVEHGVSVVTARTIWEALRAASCETLPLYIAQDGAWWLGHDFLETQSFGQELFNNVDRWARAFTGQAAEVTLLPRPQAGGPRLLTAPGSRHAETPFDVAFLATHGTNGEDGTLQGLFELAGVPYTGSDVAASAAGMDKTLMKRVFAGAGFRQQRAITVTREQWEEDSPAVIARIEAELRYPLFVKPNGLGSSKGVNPAPDEDQLFLAMGVAAEVDERIIVEEAVEAATEINVAVLGYREQVQASLCEQPAGGDWQDYGKKYLSGGAKLFGSVAGVGRKVPAEIPDALAEEIRAQAKRAFVALGCAGAARVDFLLDGEGNVILNEVNTIPGALSLELWRLSGLDPASVVTHCLEIAERRHAERGRNNRHMSAI is encoded by the coding sequence ATGGCTCGTCGCGTCGCCCTCTTCTTCGGCAGCCGCTCCGTCGAGCACGGTGTCTCCGTGGTTACGGCGCGCACGATCTGGGAGGCGCTGCGCGCCGCGAGCTGCGAGACGCTGCCGCTCTACATCGCGCAGGACGGCGCCTGGTGGCTGGGCCATGACTTTCTGGAGACGCAGAGCTTCGGCCAGGAGCTGTTCAACAACGTCGATCGCTGGGCGCGGGCCTTCACCGGCCAGGCCGCGGAAGTCACCCTTTTGCCGCGTCCGCAGGCCGGCGGGCCACGCCTGCTGACCGCGCCCGGCAGCCGCCACGCCGAGACGCCGTTCGACGTCGCCTTCCTCGCCACGCACGGCACCAACGGCGAGGACGGCACGCTGCAGGGGCTGTTCGAGCTGGCTGGCGTGCCCTACACCGGCTCCGACGTGGCCGCCTCGGCCGCCGGCATGGACAAGACGCTGATGAAGCGCGTCTTCGCCGGCGCCGGCTTCCGCCAGCAGCGCGCGATCACGGTCACGCGCGAGCAGTGGGAGGAAGACTCGCCCGCGGTGATCGCGCGGATCGAGGCCGAGCTGCGCTATCCGCTGTTCGTCAAGCCGAACGGCCTCGGCTCCAGCAAGGGCGTGAACCCGGCGCCGGACGAGGACCAGCTCTTCCTGGCGATGGGCGTGGCCGCCGAGGTAGACGAGCGCATTATCGTCGAGGAGGCCGTGGAGGCGGCGACCGAGATCAACGTGGCCGTGCTGGGCTACCGCGAGCAGGTGCAGGCTTCGCTCTGCGAGCAGCCCGCTGGCGGCGACTGGCAGGACTATGGCAAGAAGTACCTTTCGGGCGGCGCCAAGCTGTTCGGCTCGGTGGCCGGCGTCGGGCGCAAAGTGCCCGCCGAGATCCCCGACGCGCTGGCCGAGGAGATCCGCGCCCAGGCGAAGCGGGCCTTCGTCGCGCTTGGCTGCGCCGGCGCCGCGCGGGTCGATTTCCTGCTCGACGGCGAGGGGAACGTCATCCTCAACGAGGTCAATACGATTCCCGGCGCCCTCTCGCTGGAGCTGTGGCGGCTCTCCGGGCTCGATCCGGCCAGCGTGGTGACGCACTGCCTCGAGATCGCCGAGCGCCGCCACGCCGAGCGCGGCCGCAACAACCGCCATATGAGCGCGATCTGA
- the cpaB gene encoding Flp pilus assembly protein CpaB: MATTWPAQRAKASGSRRVLIISVVFGLLSAFLVWRLLSSAGASSTGGTLVPVIVARQDIPARTVVTDGMVTVKQVPSSLRLATAYTDSKPLVGKATKAAIGAGEQVLTARIAADPKELGFTGTVPPGLRAASIQVTEVASVGGLVQPGDLVDVIGVFQVNDNGTSGAPLGKSDASKPTHMIAATILQSATVLAVAQASENGSTQPSSGKVAAGKTQAEAKTVTLAVSPQDAERLALADTIGSLRLSAHRFDESDGQSINCIENSGQSLIQALGLACGVPLPVPVASPKPAAGPQPAASPAPSPAASH, from the coding sequence ATGGCGACCACGTGGCCCGCACAGCGCGCAAAGGCATCGGGCAGCCGCCGGGTACTGATCATCTCGGTGGTCTTCGGCTTGCTCAGCGCCTTCCTCGTCTGGCGCTTGCTGAGCAGCGCCGGCGCCAGCAGCACCGGCGGCACACTGGTGCCCGTCATCGTCGCGCGGCAGGATATTCCGGCGCGTACGGTTGTGACCGACGGTATGGTCACCGTGAAGCAGGTGCCGTCCAGCCTGCGCCTCGCCACCGCCTACACCGACAGCAAGCCGCTGGTGGGCAAGGCGACGAAGGCCGCGATCGGCGCCGGCGAGCAGGTGCTCACGGCGCGCATCGCCGCCGATCCGAAGGAACTCGGCTTCACCGGCACCGTGCCGCCCGGCCTGCGCGCCGCCTCGATCCAGGTGACGGAAGTCGCGAGCGTCGGCGGCCTGGTGCAGCCGGGCGATCTCGTGGATGTGATCGGCGTGTTCCAGGTCAATGACAACGGCACGAGCGGGGCGCCGCTGGGCAAATCCGACGCCAGCAAGCCCACGCATATGATCGCCGCCACGATCCTGCAGAGCGCCACGGTACTGGCGGTCGCACAGGCGAGCGAGAACGGCTCCACGCAGCCGTCGAGCGGCAAAGTCGCGGCCGGCAAGACGCAGGCCGAGGCGAAGACCGTGACGCTGGCCGTTTCGCCGCAGGACGCCGAGCGCCTGGCCCTGGCCGACACGATCGGCTCGCTGCGCCTCTCCGCGCACCGCTTCGACGAGTCGGACGGCCAGTCGATCAACTGCATCGAGAACTCGGGCCAGTCGCTGATCCAGGCGCTGGGCCTCGCCTGCGGCGTGCCGCTGCCGGTGCCGGTGGCCTCGCCGAAGCCGGCCGCTGGGCCGCAGCCGGCCGCCTCCCCGGCTCCTTCGCCGGCCGCTTCGCACTAG
- a CDS encoding TadE/TadG family type IV pilus assembly protein — MTVHRTGSERRWTARRLPAAVRRLQAQRGQAFVEFALVLTITCVLLFGAVDFGRAYTCWVDGTNGAREGARLAIGGANQSTSEDRAVASAGTCFGVTPTATSSNVGGSSGSDVAMTVQYSLPFATPVNSLVKLLPGAPNWGSSMTITATAHMRIE, encoded by the coding sequence ATGACCGTGCATCGGACGGGAAGCGAGAGGCGTTGGACGGCGCGCAGGCTGCCGGCAGCCGTGCGCCGCCTGCAAGCGCAGCGCGGGCAGGCGTTCGTCGAGTTCGCGCTGGTGCTCACGATCACCTGTGTGCTGCTGTTCGGCGCCGTGGACTTCGGCCGCGCCTACACCTGCTGGGTCGACGGCACCAACGGCGCCCGTGAGGGCGCGCGCCTGGCGATCGGCGGCGCCAACCAATCTACGTCGGAGGATCGCGCGGTCGCCTCGGCCGGCACCTGCTTCGGCGTGACGCCGACGGCCACTTCCAGCAACGTGGGCGGCAGCAGCGGCTCCGATGTGGCGATGACGGTCCAGTATTCGCTGCCCTTCGCCACGCCGGTGAACTCGCTGGTCAAGCTGTTGCCCGGCGCCCCGAACTGGGGCAGCAGCATGACGATCACGGCCACTGCGCATATGCGCATCGAGTAG
- a CDS encoding TadE family protein, with the protein MLWPTARWRPPSRRAGRALREGGQAMVEFSLVITLMLVLIFGLIDFGRAYICYVEVSNAAREGARLGVTHATTSAIQAQAKSTAGPFGDANFSANVSYVTSPGLDSQVQVDTSYNLSFITPLGGLVKLLTGGTIATGPWVISSTSRMHME; encoded by the coding sequence ATGCTCTGGCCCACTGCCCGCTGGCGTCCGCCCAGCCGCCGCGCCGGCCGCGCCCTGCGGGAGGGCGGCCAGGCGATGGTCGAGTTCTCGCTGGTGATCACGCTGATGCTGGTGCTGATCTTCGGCCTGATCGACTTTGGCCGCGCCTATATCTGCTACGTCGAGGTCAGCAACGCCGCGCGCGAGGGTGCCCGGCTGGGCGTCACCCACGCGACGACTTCCGCGATCCAGGCGCAGGCCAAGAGCACGGCCGGCCCCTTCGGCGATGCGAACTTCAGCGCGAACGTCAGCTACGTGACCTCGCCGGGCCTCGATTCGCAGGTGCAGGTGGACACCTCCTACAACCTCTCCTTCATCACGCCGCTGGGCGGTCTGGTCAAGCTGCTGACCGGCGGCACGATCGCCACCGGCCCCTGGGTCATCTCATCCACGTCCCGGATGCACATGGAGTGA
- a CDS encoding Tad domain-containing protein: MHALRWLRGKEPCNRGGRDGERGQSLVLWALALVAIVGMAGLTLDGSNTVENRRKLQNAADAAAFAGAYDLPVSNTQATTDSVQWLTKNNFGSASDSVVTNAVSSTNFTNDTITVSLKRNVPFSLARVLGITSANVTATAKVVIGGASEFTYCPGSGNSCSGSFFPYTVWNNRVDTNLPHQVNDIVTYRSTSWIAENVYQYRTNPAWNTNANDFKGFLCFIPPGCDYTVVLGENRTKGGNRCGQEPVSQLQAIQKSGSPYIVLPITDASSGSGDNQVLHVIGFVTLDISVDTTGLPNGCPNDFTGKIIKFTSTEGTFQSGDPQPPTYAQCGTGIGTCTPHLVQ; encoded by the coding sequence ATGCACGCATTGCGATGGCTTCGAGGCAAAGAACCTTGCAACCGCGGCGGGCGCGACGGCGAACGCGGTCAGTCGCTGGTGCTGTGGGCACTGGCCCTGGTCGCGATCGTGGGCATGGCGGGCCTGACGCTCGACGGCAGCAACACGGTGGAGAACCGCCGCAAGCTGCAGAACGCCGCCGACGCCGCCGCCTTCGCCGGCGCCTACGACCTGCCGGTGAGCAACACCCAGGCGACGACGGATTCGGTGCAGTGGCTGACGAAGAACAACTTCGGCAGCGCGAGCGACAGCGTCGTGACCAACGCGGTCAGCTCGACGAACTTCACCAATGACACGATCACCGTCTCGCTCAAGCGCAACGTGCCCTTCTCGCTGGCGAGGGTGCTGGGGATCACCAGCGCCAACGTGACGGCCACGGCCAAAGTCGTGATCGGCGGCGCCAGCGAGTTCACCTACTGTCCCGGCAGCGGCAATAGCTGCAGCGGCAGCTTTTTCCCGTACACGGTCTGGAACAATAGAGTCGATACCAATTTGCCGCATCAGGTGAACGATATCGTCACCTATCGTTCCACGAGCTGGATCGCCGAGAACGTCTACCAATACCGCACCAACCCGGCCTGGAATACGAACGCGAACGACTTCAAAGGCTTCCTTTGCTTCATCCCGCCGGGCTGCGACTACACCGTTGTTCTCGGCGAAAACCGGACAAAAGGTGGCAACCGCTGCGGCCAGGAGCCGGTAAGCCAGCTTCAGGCGATTCAGAAGAGCGGATCGCCGTACATCGTCTTGCCGATCACCGACGCCTCCTCCGGCAGCGGCGACAACCAGGTGCTGCACGTCATCGGCTTCGTCACGCTGGACATCAGCGTCGACACCACCGGGCTGCCAAACGGCTGTCCCAACGACTTCACCGGCAAGATCATCAAGTTCACCAGCACAGAAGGCACCTTCCAGTCGGGCGACCCGCAGCCGCCCACGTACGCGCAGTGCGGCACCGGCATCGGCACCTGCACTCCGCACCTGGTGCAGTAG